CCAAGTGCTGCCAGAACAGGCTTCAATGCATAATCGATGGCGAGCAGATGGGCAATCGAGCCGCCGATGACTAATGGAAGAGCAAGCTTGCCCCGCAGTCCTTCCTGAGGGATCAGATCCAGGAACAGCTTCAGCACACCTGAGTACGATGCTTTGTATACCGGTGTTGCCACGATGACTGCATCTGCGGCTTCGACAACAGCAAGCGCATCACGAATGAATGAGCTATCAAACTTGGCCTGCACTAGATCTTCCGCTGGCAGGTCTGCTACATGAATCACCTCAACGGTAATGCCTGCCTCTTTTAATTTATTGCTGCTGTAATCCGTAAGGCCTGTCAGACGCGAACGTTTGGAAGGCGATCCGGCAATAATAACGACATGTGACATCATGATTCCTCCTTGGAATAGCGGTCAAGCCGCTCCATTTACT
This window of the Paenibacillus marchantiae genome carries:
- the ssuE gene encoding NADPH-dependent FMN reductase → MSHVVIIAGSPSKRSRLTGLTDYSSNKLKEAGITVEVIHVADLPAEDLVQAKFDSSFIRDALAVVEAADAVIVATPVYKASYSGVLKLFLDLIPQEGLRGKLALPLVIGGSIAHLLAIDYALKPVLAALGGRHILGGVYAVDQGIDRLDDGKYVLSADITTRLNRSLEELILTLEKEWYYDIIKPSKFIG